Within Limanda limanda chromosome 17, fLimLim1.1, whole genome shotgun sequence, the genomic segment GAGCAGCTTCACTACAGCCCCCCCACGACAGGTTCAACTTGAGTCGAACCAGCTGTGAATAGAAAACATGGCATTATCCTTAAACTAACGTCAGGTACTGCAACCGAGATTTTGACGATGAGAAGATCCTCATCCAGCATCAGAAGGCCAAACACTTCAAGTGTCACATCTGTCACAAAAAGCTGTACACGGGCCCTGGACTGGCAATCCACTGCATGCAGGTGAGGAGACAACGAGAAGGTAAAGGGACTGAGTAGAGTTTGAGCTAAAAAAAACCATAATTTCTCGCACAGGTGCACAAAGAGACCATTGATGGGGTTCCTAATGCAATCCCTGGCAGGACTGATATTGAACTGGAAATCTACGGCATGGAGGGAATTCCAGAGAAAGacatggaggagagaagaagagtgttGGAGCAAAAGAACCAAGGTATTGTCTCCAAAATAGCTCATTATCTACTCGCCACTATGCCGACAGAGGGGTGGGTGAAaggtttgagtccacaaaacactttcggAGTTTCAGGGGTTATCACTTCTCCCGTGGCTCCAGGTAGGAGGATAACATTATTCAGTGAACTATGCCTTTTAGTTACCAGGAGGGATGGCAACAAATTATATGTAAAAAAGTTGTTCTTATTAGATTTTATACATAATGATCACAATAAATGTCCTGTTATTATTTCTATCaagtttaaagactgatttatttagctcctgagtgaaggttgggGTTTTAAACTCTGTGAAGAATCCATAAATATTACATCAATCTATATTGAACCTTTGTATTACAACTGACGATTAAAGTTACGTGGGAATAACAATTGATGTTTTTGATCACCCTGCCCTCACATGTACTGTGATATGGTCTATTCTGACCATTGATTGTGCTGCTCCTTATTTTCAGAGACTCAGAAGAAAAAGCAGAACCAGGATGACTCTGATGAGtttgatgaggatgatgagccTGGTCCCTCCTTCCAGCCCCCGGCTGCAGGTCAGACCCAGACGGGCTACATGCCCCCCATCACCCAACCCGGCATGCCTCCTGGCGCTGGTGTGACTGGGCTACAGCCTGTCAGCTACTCAGGTGAGAAACATGGAATTAAGCTTATTATGTTGTGATTGTACAGATACAACATTCATGTTTGTTCTTACATGTCTTTACTTGACAAAGATTCCGATATCGTGATCTAAGAATCTGTCTTTATGTTGCTGATGTGCAGCCATATCTTCTTGACATGTTTTCCAGCCACTGCTCTGAACGCTCCTCATTTTAGATCTCCACATGAGATTCACACAGTAGATGTCATCAAGCATCAAACTTTTGTAAAACTGAATCTCTTCGTTTTAGGAATGCCCCCGATGATGCCGGGTGTGCCACCCATGATGCCAGGAATGCCTCCTGTAATGCCAGGAATGCCTCCAGGGTAAATGTTTGTTATCATTAATGAGGactgtaataaataaatgtttcatttccACCGTGTATTTTAAacaaacccccccacacacgtaTTCAGGATGATACCAATGCGAGGGATGATGCCTCCAGGTCTCAGGATGCCTCCAATGATTCCAGGCATGCCTCAAGGTAACCAATGCCCTGCAATTAAACATCTTCATAATCACTCCATGTAATTTGCTCAATGGGAGTGACTGGAAACTGAAATCCTGATGTGGTAAACCTCCATGTTACCCCTTGTCAGGTATGCCTCCTCCTGTGGTCCACCGTCCAGGAATCCCACACATGGCTCAGGTCCCCCCTGCTGGAAACATGCTGGTCAGAcctgctgttcctgctgccaCTGCCCCCTCAGCTCAGCCTGATGTCACCAAACCTCTGTTCCCCAGTGCTGGACAGGTAAAATCTTTTCTTCCATCTCGTGTAACACTGTGATGCAGCAGAACATTAACCTCTCCTGCTGAATACAGGATGTTTGAATAGCCTATCTGTGCTAATACAGACTGTAATAAAGAAAACGTAACCCCAAAATTCCTTTATCTGAAGgatcattttattattgtttcttATTCTTTACTTGTTTCCTGTACTACAGATGGGCAGTCGGGTTGCAAGTACAAGTACAAGGTCTCCAAGTGCAGACTCAGAGTCCGCCTCCCCAAAAGCTCTGTTCACTATCACAGCACAAGTACGCAGCTGTTTCCTGCCTCCAGTTTGAAAACCTGCAGCAAAATAGTTTGCCTGTGGTGTCTATGGGCagatacattattttttttgccataaaatctataaatgtgtgtgtagaaaATGCTCATTTAATGTTTGGTAAATCCAGCAAGACgcatttatttgctttttcttttgctaCAAATCTGCATTCATAAAACAGTACTGGCACTAATTTGCTTTGATAATTCAGCAAAATTTGTCGCATTATGCAGATTTGTAAAATGGGCTTAATTTTTCAGAAGGGCTGTTGGGCAGCACAGCACAGCATCCAGTTGtgttatatactttttttttgcaggCTGAAAGAAATAAGTTTTGCGTTGATCGTACATTACAGGGTTACCTTCCCATGAGTGGTGTGAACCACTTTTGGCATAGCCAGTACTAAGACCCTCTTTTATAGACTTTCAACAAGTTGAAAGATGATGATATGATCAAAGTCTGGTCAAGAAAATAAAGTGTGAAATGAGGATGTCAAAATCCAAACTGATACACCAGTGGAAGAGGAAATACAAATTGCGCCTGACAGATGTTGAGTCATTCTCAACTGTCTATGAAGATGTTTCACattgacctatactgcagccaaccaccagggtgatcaagacactttgAATTCTCttctggggagcagtcatgacatccttctttatatacagtatatagtacAAACTATATCAATACCAAGCCCAAAGGGAACAACTTCAACCATGGGAGTAACCTCAAAGTATGACTAaaagtttcatttcatttcagcagAGTCTCtcatgtgttttcctctctccctccatcagaGTCAGCAGACAGTGTCAGGGTCCCCCCATCCTCCCCCTTCGACTTCCTCTGACCTCTCAAAGCCCACATTCCCCGCCTACACTCAGACCACTGCAGCTGTGTCCAGCCCCAGTGCtggcagcagcacagtctccaaACCTCCCTCTACTTTGACCAGTAAGCCTGCCACCCTCATCCCCTCCAGTGCTACCAGTAAGTTGATCCACCCTGATGAGGATATCTCACTGGTAAGTAGTCATTACTAGAACTGTCTCTATTTATTCTGTTAACAATAGCTATTCAGTTTGAGTGCCTGTAAATCATAGATGAAGCTTCTGTCAATGTCACAGTGTAGAAAATATCATTTTCTGGAATTAAAGTCATTGATTCATTttgactgtatttatttattactccTGGTTTGGGTACAGAAGTCAATTGTCAAATTATTtctacttgtttttgtttcctgtagGAAGAGTGGCAAGCTCAGATGCCCAGGTACAAGCGCAGTGTTCCCCAGCAAGGCCAGGCCACTGCTGCTCCCCCGTCAGCAGGTCCCATGGGTGGCATGATGGCCTCCCAGCAGCCCGGCATGAGGCAGCCCATACCAAGTATATACTTTTCTTTCTTAAGATCAGGAAAAACTTTAAGTTTTGCTTTTAGCTGTTGCTCCAAACTTAGGTTTTATGCCTTTCTTGCATTGTTTACATCTGATCAGGTTAGTTTTTGTTTCACATTGCAGGTTAGGGCTCGTATTAAAGAGTTTTGCTTACCTCCTCTCATCATCAGTTTTGAAGGCTGCCTACTTGTTTTCTGCTAATGTTTGATTAAAAAGCCAACAAACCTGTGTTCCTGCAGGCCAGTATGGTGGTCCACCACAGGGGATGCCAGGCTACATACCAGGAGGAATGCCTCCATATGGACAGGCCCATCCTGTGGTTCCCCCGGGGTACCAGGGAGCCCCTATAGGGCCGCCCATGGGAATGAGACCCCCTGTCATGTCTCCTGGAGGCCGCTACTGAAGCctgccctcctctccttctATAGGTTTGGACACTCAACCCTTTTCTAATGTCCTCAACTGCTAGTAGACAAACCAGTATTGGTATTTTAGAACCACGACGTACTGTGTATTCTACTACTGAGCTATGAAGAAGAGACACTGAATAAACAGCAATCAAAAGAGCTTTAAAAGCATCACTGAGCGCATGGGAAAACATTTACACTGTATCTAA encodes:
- the LOC133022836 gene encoding BUB3-interacting and GLEBS motif-containing protein ZNF207-like isoform X1; this translates as MGRKKKKQMKPWCWYCNRDFDDEKILIQHQKAKHFKCHICHKKLYTGPGLAIHCMQVHKETIDGVPNAIPGRTDIELEIYGMEGIPEKDMEERRRVLEQKNQETQKKKQNQDDSDEFDEDDEPGPSFQPPAAGQTQTGYMPPITQPGMPPGAGVTGLQPVSYSGMPPMMPGVPPMMPGMPPVMPGMPPGMIPMRGMMPPGLRMPPMIPGMPQGMPPPVVHRPGIPHMAQVPPAGNMLVRPAVPAATAPSAQPDVTKPLFPSAGQMGSRVASTSTRSPSADSESASPKALFTITAQSQQTVSGSPHPPPSTSSDLSKPTFPAYTQTTAAVSSPSAGSSTVSKPPSTLTSKPATLIPSSATSKLIHPDEDISLEEWQAQMPRYKRSVPQQGQATAAPPSAGPMGGMMASQQPGMRQPIPSQYGGPPQGMPGYIPGGMPPYGQAHPVVPPGYQGAPIGPPMGMRPPVMSPGGRY
- the LOC133022836 gene encoding BUB3-interacting and GLEBS motif-containing protein ZNF207-like isoform X2 is translated as MGRKKKKQMKPWCWYCNRDFDDEKILIQHQKAKHFKCHICHKKLYTGPGLAIHCMQVHKETIDGVPNAIPGRTDIELEIYGMEGIPEKDMEERRRVLEQKNQETQKKKQNQDDSDEFDEDDEPGPSFQPPAAGQTQTGYMPPITQPGMPPGAGVTGLQPVSYSGMPPMMPGVPPMMPGMPPVMPGMPPGMIPMRGMMPPGLRMPPMIPGMPQGMPPPVVHRPGIPHMAQVPPAGNMLVRPAVPAATAPSAQPDVTKPLFPSAGQSQQTVSGSPHPPPSTSSDLSKPTFPAYTQTTAAVSSPSAGSSTVSKPPSTLTSKPATLIPSSATSKLIHPDEDISLEEWQAQMPRYKRSVPQQGQATAAPPSAGPMGGMMASQQPGMRQPIPSQYGGPPQGMPGYIPGGMPPYGQAHPVVPPGYQGAPIGPPMGMRPPVMSPGGRY